A part of Littorina saxatilis isolate snail1 unplaced genomic scaffold, US_GU_Lsax_2.0 scaffold_512, whole genome shotgun sequence genomic DNA contains:
- the LOC138955802 gene encoding uncharacterized protein — protein sequence MHRLTADYQYGVVMEAAGRVEKAGGHVLGSITDNHKVNQHFCKLFDRQSETTAIAKHPLSEERTWFLLFDTIHLLKCVRNNWITEKTKQITLGDDATASFEDVVQLYKEERDNILKTSPLTHSAVCPSKLQLQNVKHVLRVFNDKVVAALRLRGCSQTASFIETVLNWWKTVNVSGKGQDQRLNDPHRAVQEKASTSLDTFLMIFKQAESGQGASRIKCLTHDTRKALVQTMEGLKAVCQYLLTTAGFDYVVLREIQSDRLEGEFGVYRQTTGANCFMTSRDVFSASQKRLAKHAASFLESIEVESAPKEHTCLGISVDFEDAASMEICTADVTLTASEESSAAYVAGWLESKCEEELGFTDEEPFVTSEAKDFIHQVSRGKLKTPHACTFELVRIGLSFVKKARHRACCRKRLTGILCTLASFNDIDITCDRLFRHLSNVLLHGLQNLERDHEKDAVLLQTSVKRARMI from the coding sequence ATGCACAGGCTGACAGCGGACTACCAGTATGGCGTTGTGATGGAGGCAGCAGGTCGTGTAGAGAAAGCAGGTGGTCATGTTTTAGGGTCCATAACAGACAACCACAAGGTCAATCAACACTTTTGCAAACTGTTCGACAGACAATCAGAGACAACTGCCATAGCCAAGCATCCACTGAGTGAAGAGCGTACCTGGTTCCTCTTATTTGATACAATTCATCTCCTCAAGTGCGTTCGCAACAATTGGATTACTGAAAAGACCAAACAAATAACGCTTGGTGATGATGCAACTGCATCTTTTGAAGACGTTGTGCAGCTGTacaaagaagagagagacaacATCCTCAAGACAagcccactcactcactctgcTGTTTGTCCTTCAAAGCTTCAACTTCAAAATGTGAAACATGTTTTGAGAGTTTTCAATGACAAAGTGGTTGCCGCACTGAGGTTGAGAGGATGCAGTCAGACGGCTAGCTTCATTGAAACAGTCCTCAACTGGTGGAAAACTGTCAATGTATCTGGAAAAGGACAAGATCAGCGTCTGAATGACCCACATCGTGCTGTCCAAGAAAAAGCTTCAACTTCCCTGGATACTTTCTTGATGATTTTCAAGCAGGCAGAGTCAGGGCAGGGAGCATCACGGATAAAATGCCTTACTCATGACACCAGGAAGGCTTTGGTTCAAACCATGGAAGGTCTGAAAGCTGTTTGCCAGTATCTGCTTACTACTGCCGGATTTGACTATGTTGTTTTGAGAGAAATTCAAAGTGACAGACTCGAAGGTGAATTTGGAGTCTATCGACAGACAACCGGGGCAAACTGCTTCATGACATCTAGAGATGTATTTTCTGCCAGCCAAAAACGACTCGCCAAACATGCAGCTTCTTTCCTGGAGTCTATCGAGGTTGAGTCTGCGCCAAAAGAGCACACCTGCCTAGGTATTAGTGTTGACTTTGAGGATGCAGCCTCCATGGAGATCTGTACAGCAGacgtgacactgacagcaagtGAGGAGAGCAGTGCAGCTTATGTTGCAGGCTGGCTGGAAAGCAAGTGTGAAGAGGAGCTTGGGTTCACGGACGAAGAGCCCTTTGTCACCAGTGAGGCCAAGGATTTCATCCACCAAGTGTCTAGAGGCAAGTTGAAGACACCACATGCCTGCACATTTGAGCTTGTGAGGATTGGACTTTCTTTTGTGAAAAAGGCTCGTCATCGGGCATGCTGCCGCAAGAGACTTACTGGCATCTTGTGCACATTGGCCAGTTTCAATGACATAGACATTACTTGCGATAGGCTCTTCAGGCATCTCTCCAATGTGCTGCTTCATGGACTTCAGAATCTGGAACGAGACCACGAGAAGGATGCAGTTCTCCTCCAGACTTCAGTGAAAAGAGCTAGAATGATCTGA